A section of the Felis catus isolate Fca126 chromosome B2, F.catus_Fca126_mat1.0, whole genome shotgun sequence genome encodes:
- the LOC123385754 gene encoding uncharacterized protein LOC123385754 yields MSPLRFDCDFHLAHSLLLAALSCPVQRLTWQRSEGDPRPTASEELNPAITIWPRESGIPGHREREHSPVPAKAPRETAHRQAEGEGPCVARGGKEAGPSPVPTPLPRSRTQHCWVQPSQSPALLHLAENLKANPPGSLPVLGVASSTPAHAGRRPGSEDAGQRARAGRRAPAGAWAGQAGARLRSERRLVEAVRVEGSEGRNVVTVAGILPRYFFSKFFLFFPPIWFSPHSSEDRKSECHCTAEWMQALGPLAVGGKNEIICTTCLDMTPATSAHISLARASHVTKPDFKGMGLCNSAV; encoded by the exons ATGTCACCTCTGAGATTTGACTGTGACTTCCATCTTGCTCACAGCCTCTTGCTGGCAGCTCTAAGCTGTCCTGTGCAGAGGCTCACATGGCAAAGAAGTGAGGGGGACCCCAGGCCAACAGCCAGTGAGGAGCTGAATCCTGCCATCACCAT CTGGCCACGGGAGTCGGGGATCCCAGGGCACCGGGAGAGGGAACACTCACCTGTGCCTGCCAAGGCTCCTCGGGAAACCGCCCACCGCCAGGCGGAGGGGGAAGGGCCGTGCGTGGCTCGAGGCGGCAAGGAAGCAGGGCCCAGCCCAGTCCCAACCCCTCTGCCCCGTTCACGGACCCAGCACTGCTGGGTTCAACCGTCACAATCCCCGGCGCTGCTTCACCTCGCCGAGAATTTGAAGGCAAACCCGCCAGGGTCACTTCCGGTGCTGGGGGTGGCCTCGTCAACTCCGGCGCACGCGGGGCGACGCCCCGGGAGCGAGGACGCCGGGCAGCGTGCGCGCGCCGGGCGCCGGGCGCCGGCCGGGGCCTGGGCAGGGCAGGCGGGGGCGCGCCTGCGCAGTGAGCGCCGCCTCGTGGAGGCCGTCAGGGTGGAGGGAAGTGAGGGTCGAAATGTTGTAACCGTAGCAGGTATCCTACCTCGGTATTTTTTTTCGaagttcttcctcttttttcctcccatttggTTTTCTCCACACTCCTCAGAGGATAGGAAGTCAGAGTGTCATTGTACAG CAGAGTGGATGCAGGCACTAGGACCCTTGGCAGTAGGGGGGAAAAATGAGATAATCTGCACAACTTGTCTGGATATGACACCTGCTACTTCTGCccacatctcattggccagagcaagtcatGTGACCAAGCCTGACTTCAAAGGGATGGGACTGTGCAACTCTGCAGTGTga